In one Candidatus Eisenbacteria bacterium genomic region, the following are encoded:
- a CDS encoding molybdopterin oxidoreductase codes for MNDRLTRRGFMQLAAAAGFELSLASASRAWDLDAIDNPLASYPSQDWERAYRDLWRYDSEFSFVCAPNDTHNCLLRAYVRSGVVTRVGPSMRYGEAVDQDGNGSSHRWDPRICQKGLALTRRFYGDRRLRHPMVRAGFKRWVDSGFPRGENGLPPAEYFNRGRDEWVRVSHEEAARLVARAMDNIARTYTGAEGAERLKAQGYGEEMIGVMKGAGTQCMKFRGGMPLLGLTRVFGLYRMANSMALLDAKIRGVEPGDALGGRGFDNYSWHTDLPPGHPMVTGQQTVEFDLHAVEHAETVVVWGMNWITTKMPDAHWLTEARLKGTKVVVIACEYSATSSKADEAIVVRPGTTPALALGLAGVILREKLYDDDYVRRWTDLPALVRMDTVKFLKAGEVFGGVPAPLTNQTKVLADGEKPPPPGKQDEMLIPAALRSEWGDYVWCDRRDRSPRALTRDQVGVHSEVEDPLIEGTVEIRLADGSTVRCRPVFDLIQEYIAHFDPKTTEELTWAPAEAVERLARHIARSPGKTLFAIGMGPNQFFNNDNKDRALFLLAALTGNVGKVSGNVGSYAGNYRVALFNGAPQYINENPFDLELDPSKPAKVKQYWRPESAHYYNHEDHALKVGHKMLTGKTHIPAPTKSLWFANANSILGNVKWHYNTVVNVLPRIEMIAVQEWWWSTSCEWADVVFAVDSWCEMKHPDMTASVTNPFLNVFPRSPLPRIFDSRGDIEILAMVGRALAELTGDSRFVDCWKFVDEERADVYLQRIIDGSANARGYRFLDLEEKAQRGVPALMMGRTNPKSVGYEQVADSRPWYTKSGRLEFYRDEDEFIEAGENLPVHREPIDSTFYEPNVIVAPPHEALRPAGPAAYGVERGDLSCEVRQGRNVVLTWAETRRTAHPLAKDGYRFIFHTPKYRHGSHTLPVDTDMVALLFGPFGDIYRRDKRVPFVSEGYVDIHPEDARGLAVEDGDYVWVDSDPSDRPFRGWQGNAKDYAFSRLLCRARYYPGTPRGVTRMWFNMYGATPGSVEGSRARPDGLAKNPRSGYIALFRSGSHQSATRGWLKPTLMTDSLVRKDLFGQTINKGFLPDVHCPTGAPREAIVKITRAEPGGLGAMGLWRPAASGLRPRYESAAMKQYLAGGFAAGAEEKGGKS; via the coding sequence ATGAACGACCGGCTAACCCGCAGAGGATTCATGCAGCTCGCCGCGGCCGCGGGCTTCGAGCTGTCCCTTGCGTCCGCCTCGCGCGCTTGGGACCTCGACGCGATCGACAACCCGCTGGCCAGCTATCCGAGCCAGGACTGGGAGCGCGCCTACAGGGATCTCTGGCGCTACGACTCCGAATTCAGCTTCGTATGCGCCCCAAACGACACGCACAACTGTCTGCTGCGTGCCTACGTCCGATCCGGCGTCGTCACTCGCGTGGGCCCCAGCATGCGCTACGGCGAGGCGGTCGACCAGGACGGCAACGGAAGCTCGCATCGCTGGGATCCGCGTATCTGTCAGAAGGGGCTCGCTCTCACCCGGCGTTTCTACGGCGACCGCAGGCTGCGCCATCCCATGGTGAGGGCTGGCTTCAAGAGATGGGTCGACTCGGGTTTCCCGCGGGGCGAGAACGGATTGCCTCCTGCCGAGTACTTCAATCGAGGCCGCGACGAGTGGGTCCGGGTCAGCCATGAGGAAGCGGCCAGACTGGTGGCCCGCGCCATGGACAACATCGCGCGGACCTACACCGGCGCCGAGGGAGCCGAGCGGCTCAAGGCTCAGGGATACGGCGAGGAGATGATCGGCGTCATGAAAGGCGCCGGCACCCAGTGCATGAAGTTCCGCGGGGGGATGCCGCTCCTCGGTCTGACCCGGGTGTTCGGCCTCTACAGGATGGCCAACTCGATGGCGCTTCTCGACGCGAAGATCCGCGGGGTGGAACCCGGCGACGCGCTGGGCGGGAGGGGATTCGACAACTACTCCTGGCACACCGATCTTCCACCGGGTCATCCGATGGTTACGGGCCAGCAGACCGTCGAGTTCGACCTTCACGCCGTCGAGCATGCGGAAACCGTCGTCGTGTGGGGAATGAACTGGATCACGACCAAGATGCCGGACGCCCACTGGTTGACGGAAGCGCGTCTGAAGGGAACCAAGGTCGTCGTGATCGCCTGCGAGTACTCCGCGACCTCGAGCAAGGCGGATGAGGCGATCGTCGTTCGCCCGGGGACGACTCCGGCGCTTGCCCTGGGGCTTGCTGGCGTGATCCTGCGCGAGAAGCTCTACGACGATGACTATGTTCGGAGGTGGACCGATCTCCCCGCGCTGGTGCGGATGGACACGGTGAAGTTCTTGAAGGCGGGGGAGGTCTTCGGGGGAGTGCCGGCCCCTCTGACCAACCAGACGAAGGTCCTCGCGGACGGGGAGAAGCCCCCGCCTCCCGGGAAGCAGGACGAAATGCTCATTCCCGCGGCGCTGCGATCGGAATGGGGCGATTACGTCTGGTGCGACCGACGGGATCGATCGCCGAGGGCTCTCACGCGCGATCAGGTCGGGGTCCACTCGGAAGTCGAGGACCCGCTCATCGAGGGCACAGTGGAGATCCGGCTCGCCGACGGCTCGACGGTGCGCTGCCGCCCGGTCTTCGATCTCATCCAGGAATATATCGCGCACTTCGACCCGAAGACGACCGAGGAGCTGACCTGGGCCCCCGCCGAAGCCGTGGAGCGCCTGGCCCGCCACATCGCCCGAAGCCCGGGCAAGACCCTCTTCGCGATCGGGATGGGGCCGAACCAGTTCTTCAACAATGACAACAAGGACAGGGCCCTCTTTCTCCTGGCGGCACTCACAGGGAATGTCGGCAAGGTTTCCGGCAACGTGGGCTCCTACGCCGGCAACTACAGAGTGGCCCTCTTCAACGGCGCGCCACAGTATATCAACGAGAATCCCTTCGATCTGGAGCTGGATCCTTCGAAGCCGGCCAAGGTGAAGCAGTATTGGCGCCCCGAATCAGCCCACTACTACAACCACGAAGACCACGCGCTCAAGGTCGGGCACAAGATGCTGACCGGCAAGACCCACATTCCTGCGCCGACGAAGTCCCTCTGGTTCGCGAACGCGAACTCGATCCTCGGGAACGTGAAGTGGCACTACAACACGGTCGTGAATGTTCTGCCGCGAATCGAGATGATCGCCGTGCAGGAATGGTGGTGGTCGACCTCCTGCGAATGGGCGGACGTCGTCTTCGCAGTCGATTCCTGGTGCGAGATGAAGCACCCGGACATGACCGCTTCGGTGACGAATCCCTTCTTGAATGTCTTCCCCCGAAGCCCGTTGCCGCGGATCTTCGACTCGAGAGGGGACATCGAGATCCTGGCGATGGTCGGACGGGCGCTCGCCGAGCTGACCGGCGACAGCCGCTTCGTCGACTGCTGGAAGTTCGTCGACGAAGAGAGAGCCGACGTCTACTTGCAGCGGATCATCGACGGCTCAGCGAATGCGCGCGGGTACCGTTTCTTGGACCTCGAGGAGAAGGCGCAGCGCGGTGTGCCCGCCCTGATGATGGGCCGGACGAATCCGAAGAGCGTCGGGTACGAGCAGGTCGCCGACTCCCGCCCCTGGTACACCAAGTCCGGCCGTCTCGAGTTCTATCGCGACGAGGATGAGTTCATCGAGGCGGGGGAGAACCTCCCGGTCCATAGGGAACCGATCGACTCCACTTTCTATGAGCCGAATGTGATCGTCGCCCCGCCCCATGAGGCCCTCCGGCCAGCCGGGCCGGCTGCCTACGGGGTGGAGCGCGGGGATCTTTCTTGCGAGGTCCGGCAGGGAAGAAACGTCGTTCTGACTTGGGCCGAGACGAGGAGAACCGCGCACCCGCTCGCGAAGGACGGCTACAGGTTCATCTTCCACACCCCAAAGTACCGCCACGGCTCCCACACCCTGCCTGTGGACACAGACATGGTGGCGCTCCTCTTCGGGCCCTTCGGCGACATCTATCGCCGCGACAAGCGGGTGCCGTTCGTGAGCGAGGGGTATGTTGATATCCATCCCGAGGATGCCAGGGGCCTCGCGGTCGAGGACGGCGACTATGTCTGGGTCGATTCCGATCCGAGTGATCGGCCCTTCCGAGGTTGGCAGGGGAACGCCAAGGACTATGCCTTCTCCAGGCTCCTCTGCCGCGCACGATACTATCCGGGCACGCCGCGAGGAGTGACGCGAATGTGGTTCAACATGTACGGCGCCACCCCCGGTTCGGTGGAGGGCAGCCGCGCACGCCCCGACGGTCTCGCCAAGAACCCGCGCTCCGGCTACATCGCCCTCTTCCGAAGCGGGTCCCATCAATCGGCGACGAGGGGCTGGCTGAAGCCGACGCTGATGACCGACTCGCTCGTACGGAAGGATCTCTTCGGCCAGACGATCAACAAGGGGTTCCTCCCAGACGTGCATTGCCCGACCGGCGCCCCGCGCGAGGCGATTGTCAAGATCACGCGCGCGGAGCCGGGAGGCCTGGGAGCCATGGGGCTCTGGCGTCCCGCGGCCTCGGGGCTACGTCCGCGGTACGAGAGCGCGGCCATGAAGCAATACCTCGCCGGCGGGTTCGCCGCGGGAGCGGAGGAGAAGGGAGGGAAGAGCTGA
- a CDS encoding dehydrogenase, giving the protein MALVHNWQLDRAMSYWYPESRPKKQFAAVFDTNKCIACQTCTLACKTTWTSGQGQEYMLWNNVESKPYGFYPLGWDVQLLERLGGQSWSGRHYEGRTIFEAAGAGERVLGWRPDELDYAYPNVGEDDSAGAELQTGAFMELPHTKWFFYLARICNHCTYPACLASCPRSSIYKRQEDGVVLIDQSRCRGYQECVRACPYKKTFFNPMTSTSEKCIGCFPKIEMGQQPQCFVNCIGKIRHVGWISRPEDARPDNPVDYLVHIRKVALPLYPQWGLEPNVYYIPPVHVPRSFLRMMFGPGVDHAIESYRKAPDDPDLVGLLSLFGSSPQIVPRWKRLGDSVIGLTEAGAEILRVPMKEPVHIRKAFDLAAGVTRTNTP; this is encoded by the coding sequence ATGGCCCTCGTGCATAACTGGCAGCTCGACCGGGCGATGTCGTACTGGTATCCGGAGAGTCGGCCCAAGAAGCAGTTCGCGGCGGTCTTCGACACCAACAAGTGCATCGCCTGCCAGACTTGCACTCTGGCGTGCAAGACGACCTGGACCTCCGGACAGGGACAAGAGTACATGCTCTGGAACAACGTGGAGTCCAAGCCGTATGGCTTCTACCCCCTCGGGTGGGACGTGCAACTCCTCGAGAGGCTCGGCGGCCAGAGCTGGAGCGGAAGACACTACGAGGGAAGAACGATCTTCGAGGCCGCGGGAGCGGGGGAGCGGGTCCTTGGATGGCGCCCAGACGAACTGGACTACGCCTACCCGAACGTCGGCGAGGACGACTCGGCCGGAGCGGAGCTGCAAACGGGGGCCTTCATGGAGTTGCCCCACACGAAGTGGTTCTTCTACCTGGCCCGCATCTGCAACCACTGCACCTATCCGGCCTGCCTTGCTTCCTGCCCGCGGTCGTCGATCTACAAGCGCCAAGAGGATGGGGTCGTCCTCATCGATCAGAGCCGATGCCGCGGCTACCAGGAATGCGTGAGGGCCTGCCCCTACAAGAAGACATTCTTCAATCCAATGACGAGCACTTCCGAGAAGTGCATCGGGTGTTTCCCGAAGATCGAGATGGGGCAGCAGCCGCAGTGCTTCGTCAATTGCATCGGCAAGATCCGGCACGTCGGCTGGATCAGCCGCCCTGAGGACGCCCGTCCCGATAACCCGGTCGACTACCTGGTCCACATCCGCAAAGTCGCTCTTCCCCTGTACCCGCAGTGGGGGCTCGAGCCGAACGTCTACTACATCCCGCCGGTGCATGTGCCGAGGAGTTTCCTGCGCATGATGTTTGGCCCCGGGGTGGACCATGCAATCGAGTCGTATCGGAAGGCCCCGGACGATCCCGATCTCGTCGGGCTTCTCTCCCTCTTCGGTTCCTCCCCCCAGATCGTCCCCCGGTGGAAGAGGCTGGGAGACTCGGTGATCGGTTTGACCGAGGCGGGCGCCGAGATTCTCCGCGTCCCGATGAAGGAGCCGGTTCATATCCGCAAGGCGTTCGATCTGGCGGCCGGCGTCACGCGGACGAACACGCCATGA
- a CDS encoding Rrf2 family transcriptional regulator, producing the protein MISRSAEYAIRSMILLAGAGDRWLLNREIARELSLPPQFLTKILSTLAREGLLMSQRGKGGGFRLARPAEGITLLDVVDPFDRTLLRGGCLLGRTVCSGSKPCMLHSLWAPVQQILRESLAGTTLAGLTRTPQGKRSLARRRASAAKREGCPLAASDEAQAVLARERSTPDRP; encoded by the coding sequence TTGATCTCGCGCAGCGCGGAGTACGCGATCCGCTCGATGATCCTTCTTGCCGGCGCGGGCGATCGATGGCTTCTCAACCGGGAGATCGCGCGGGAGCTCTCTCTTCCGCCTCAGTTCCTCACCAAGATCCTTTCCACTCTGGCCCGAGAAGGGCTCCTGATGAGTCAGCGGGGCAAGGGGGGGGGATTCCGATTGGCTCGCCCGGCGGAGGGGATCACGCTCCTCGACGTGGTCGATCCCTTCGATCGGACCTTGCTGCGCGGCGGGTGCCTCTTGGGGAGGACCGTCTGCAGCGGCTCCAAGCCGTGCATGCTCCACAGCCTTTGGGCTCCCGTCCAGCAGATACTTCGCGAGAGCCTCGCGGGGACGACCCTCGCGGGGCTGACCCGGACGCCTCAGGGCAAGCGTAGCCTCGCGAGGAGGCGGGCTTCTGCGGCGAAGCGAGAGGGGTGCCCCCTGGCCGCCAGCGATGAAGCGCAGGCGGTCCTGGCGAGAGAACGATCTACGCCGGATCGGCCGTAG